A single region of the Salmo salar chromosome ssa16, Ssal_v3.1, whole genome shotgun sequence genome encodes:
- the LOC106574402 gene encoding motile sperm domain-containing protein 2 isoform X1, which produces MALWLLSIWSVSSSVTAEIVKHDGLLPPRQHVRHTSEPTGFGLLIMTDARSVLTEQDIQKKIQETRKRFCIEYAQDSSDKYDSRDVDRLWKDDVLVDGYLEWRHFVVEDTLKMIDESLQWRKEFKLNDINESSVQKSLFESGMHYLHGYDKEGNKLFWFRVKLHMKDVKMLTEKKRYVAFWLESYARREPGIPLTVIFDMSEAGLSCVDMDLIKYIINCFQVYYPRLLSKMLMYEMPWIMNAAWKMVKNMLSQDAIDKLKFVSKRDIQNYVDRENLPSYMGGTDPFKFSYPPLPDDIFQNPMSETGQEDDTESKNDDLEAKDTLEPSSPTLRTRNVYLVQDGDNEGSIRWKGSRRPTVTFKGTSLCISPDDELCFGHREGEKRCLIMLNNVTKNQVAFKVRTTAPEKYRVKPSSSSCGAGKSMEITVSLHGGSLCSPQDRFLIMAAEMEPCSGGGSTDLAQFWKGVPKAKIMEHRLRCRMLEGIKSALSPVTDRSHKMETNGYQDLHPTLLQLMASSSRLEQKMDHCLWWQKLLTVLVTALTALGFSALYIQYTGDWPF; this is translated from the exons ATGGCATTGTGGCTTTTAAGCATTTGGAGTGTCAGTTCGTCTGTAACAGCTGAAATAGTGAAACATGATGGTCTACTTCCTCCCAGACAGCACGTCAGGCACACATCCGAACCAACTGGTTTTGGTTTGTTGATCATGACGGACGCAAGATCGGTTTTAACAGAGCAG gacattcaaaagaAAATACAGGAAACAAGAAAACGATTCTGTATCGAATATGCACAAG ACTCATCAGACAAGTATGACTCCAGGGATGTGGACAGGTTATGGAAGGATGATGTTTTGGTTGACGGTTATCTGGAGTGGCGTCACTTTGTGGTGGAGGACACCTTGAAGATGATCGATGAGAGTCTTCAGTGGAGAAAAGAATTCAAACTGAATG ACATCAACGAAAGCTCTGTGCAAAAGTCTCTATTTGAGTCTGGCATGCATTATCTCCATGGCTACGATAAAGAGGGCAACAAACTCT TCTGGTTCAGGGTTAAGCTGCACATGAAGGATGTGAAGATGTTGACGGAGAAGAAAAGGTACGTGGCCTTCTGGTTGGAGAGCTACGCCCGGCGGGAACCAGGGATTCCCCTCACCGTGATCTTTGACATGTCCGAAGCGGGTCTAAGCTGCGTT GACATGGATTTGATCAAATATATAATCAATTGCTTCCAAGTGTATTACCCTAGATTGCTTT CCAAAATGCTCATGTACGAGATGCCATGGATCATGAATG CGGCATGGAAGATGGTGAAGAACATGCTCAGTCAAGACGCCATCGACAAGCTGAAGTTTGTGTCCAAGAGGGACATCCAGAACTATGTTGACAGGGAAAACCTCCCGTCCTACATGGGAGGAACT GACCCATTCAAATTCAGTTACCCACCGTTGCCTGATGACATCTTCCAGAACCCCATGTCAGAGACTGGACAAGAGGATGACACTGAGTCAAAGAATGATGACCTGGAGGCCAAGGACACCCTGGAGCCGAGCTCTCCTACACTCAGAACCCGAAAT GTATACTTGGTACAGGACGGGGACAATGAGGGCTCCATCAGATGGAAAGGATCCCGTAGGCCAACTGTCACTTTCAAAGGCACCTCACTCTGTATCAG tCCTGATGATGAGTTGTGCTTTGGCcacagagagggtgagaagagatgTCTGATCATGCTTaataatgtcaccaaaaaccaAGTGGCTTTCAAG GTGCGGACCACAGCCCCAGAGAAGTACAGGGTGAAGCCCAGCAGTAGCAGCTGTGGGGCGGGCAAGAGTATGGAAATCACTGTGTCCCTGCATGGAG GGTCCCTGTGCTCTCCTCAGGACCGCTTCTTAATCATGGCTGCTGAGATGGAGCCATGTAGCGGTGGGGGGAGCACAGACCTCGCCCAGTTCTGGAAGGGTGTCCCAAAGGCTAAAATAATGGAGCACAG GCTGCGGTGTCGAATGCTAGAGGGCATCAAGTCGGCACTCAGCCCTGTGACTGACAGGTCTCACAAAATGGAGACCAATGGCTACCAAGACTTGCACCCCACG CTCCTTCAGTTGATGGCCAGCAGCTCCAGGCTGGAACAGAAGATGGACCACTGCCTGTGGTGGCAGAAGCTCTTGACTGTACTGGTGACTGCACTGACGGCCTTGGGCTTCTCTGCCctctacatacagtacactggGGATTGGCCATTTTGA
- the LOC106574402 gene encoding motile sperm domain-containing protein 2 isoform X2: MTDARSVLTEQDIQKKIQETRKRFCIEYAQDSSDKYDSRDVDRLWKDDVLVDGYLEWRHFVVEDTLKMIDESLQWRKEFKLNDINESSVQKSLFESGMHYLHGYDKEGNKLFWFRVKLHMKDVKMLTEKKRYVAFWLESYARREPGIPLTVIFDMSEAGLSCVDMDLIKYIINCFQVYYPRLLSKMLMYEMPWIMNAAWKMVKNMLSQDAIDKLKFVSKRDIQNYVDRENLPSYMGGTDPFKFSYPPLPDDIFQNPMSETGQEDDTESKNDDLEAKDTLEPSSPTLRTRNVYLVQDGDNEGSIRWKGSRRPTVTFKGTSLCISPDDELCFGHREGEKRCLIMLNNVTKNQVAFKVRTTAPEKYRVKPSSSSCGAGKSMEITVSLHGGSLCSPQDRFLIMAAEMEPCSGGGSTDLAQFWKGVPKAKIMEHRLRCRMLEGIKSALSPVTDRSHKMETNGYQDLHPTLLQLMASSSRLEQKMDHCLWWQKLLTVLVTALTALGFSALYIQYTGDWPF; encoded by the exons ATGACGGACGCAAGATCGGTTTTAACAGAGCAG gacattcaaaagaAAATACAGGAAACAAGAAAACGATTCTGTATCGAATATGCACAAG ACTCATCAGACAAGTATGACTCCAGGGATGTGGACAGGTTATGGAAGGATGATGTTTTGGTTGACGGTTATCTGGAGTGGCGTCACTTTGTGGTGGAGGACACCTTGAAGATGATCGATGAGAGTCTTCAGTGGAGAAAAGAATTCAAACTGAATG ACATCAACGAAAGCTCTGTGCAAAAGTCTCTATTTGAGTCTGGCATGCATTATCTCCATGGCTACGATAAAGAGGGCAACAAACTCT TCTGGTTCAGGGTTAAGCTGCACATGAAGGATGTGAAGATGTTGACGGAGAAGAAAAGGTACGTGGCCTTCTGGTTGGAGAGCTACGCCCGGCGGGAACCAGGGATTCCCCTCACCGTGATCTTTGACATGTCCGAAGCGGGTCTAAGCTGCGTT GACATGGATTTGATCAAATATATAATCAATTGCTTCCAAGTGTATTACCCTAGATTGCTTT CCAAAATGCTCATGTACGAGATGCCATGGATCATGAATG CGGCATGGAAGATGGTGAAGAACATGCTCAGTCAAGACGCCATCGACAAGCTGAAGTTTGTGTCCAAGAGGGACATCCAGAACTATGTTGACAGGGAAAACCTCCCGTCCTACATGGGAGGAACT GACCCATTCAAATTCAGTTACCCACCGTTGCCTGATGACATCTTCCAGAACCCCATGTCAGAGACTGGACAAGAGGATGACACTGAGTCAAAGAATGATGACCTGGAGGCCAAGGACACCCTGGAGCCGAGCTCTCCTACACTCAGAACCCGAAAT GTATACTTGGTACAGGACGGGGACAATGAGGGCTCCATCAGATGGAAAGGATCCCGTAGGCCAACTGTCACTTTCAAAGGCACCTCACTCTGTATCAG tCCTGATGATGAGTTGTGCTTTGGCcacagagagggtgagaagagatgTCTGATCATGCTTaataatgtcaccaaaaaccaAGTGGCTTTCAAG GTGCGGACCACAGCCCCAGAGAAGTACAGGGTGAAGCCCAGCAGTAGCAGCTGTGGGGCGGGCAAGAGTATGGAAATCACTGTGTCCCTGCATGGAG GGTCCCTGTGCTCTCCTCAGGACCGCTTCTTAATCATGGCTGCTGAGATGGAGCCATGTAGCGGTGGGGGGAGCACAGACCTCGCCCAGTTCTGGAAGGGTGTCCCAAAGGCTAAAATAATGGAGCACAG GCTGCGGTGTCGAATGCTAGAGGGCATCAAGTCGGCACTCAGCCCTGTGACTGACAGGTCTCACAAAATGGAGACCAATGGCTACCAAGACTTGCACCCCACG CTCCTTCAGTTGATGGCCAGCAGCTCCAGGCTGGAACAGAAGATGGACCACTGCCTGTGGTGGCAGAAGCTCTTGACTGTACTGGTGACTGCACTGACGGCCTTGGGCTTCTCTGCCctctacatacagtacactggGGATTGGCCATTTTGA
- the LOC106574401 gene encoding 26S proteasome non-ATPase regulatory subunit 14, translated as MDRLLRLGGGMPGLGQGPPTDAPAVDTAEQVYISSLALLKMLKHGRAGVPMEVMGLMLGEFVDDYTVRVIDVFAMPQSGTGVSVEAVDPVFQAKMLDMLKQTGRPEMVVGWYHSHPGFGCWLSGVDINTQQSFEALSERAVAVVVDPIQSVKGKVVIDAFRLINANMMVLGHEPRQTTSNLGHLNKPSIQALIHGLNRHYYSITINYRKNELEQKMLLNLHKKSWMEGLTLQDYSEHCKLNENIVKEMLELAKNYNKAVEEEDKMTPEQLAIKNVGKQDPKRHLEEHVDVLMTSNIVQCLAAMLDTVVFQ; from the exons ATGGATAGGCTGCTGAGGCTTGGAGGAGGAATGCCCGGACTGGGTCAG GGCCCACCTACAGACGCCCCCGCCGTAGACACTGCAGAGCAGGTGTACATCTCCTCACTGGCACTGCTCAAG ATGCTGAAGCACGGGCGTGCCGGTGTGCCCATGGAGGTCATGGGTTTGATGCTGGGCGAGTTTGTGGACGACTACACAGTGCGAGTGATTGACGTGTTCGCCATGCCGCAGTCAGGAACT GGTGTCAGTGTGGAGGCTGTGGACCCCGTCTTCCAAGCCAAGATGTTGGATATGCTTAAGCAGACTGGCAG ACCAGAGATGGTGGTTGGCTGGTACCACAGTCACCCCGGGTTTGGCTGCTGGCTGTCCGGCGTTGACATCAACACCCAGCAGAGTTTCGAGGCCCTGTCGGAGAGAGCCGTGGCTGTGGTGGTGGACCCCATCCAAAGTGTCAAAGGAAAG GTTGTTATCGATGCGTTCCGGCTGATCAATGCCAACATGATGGTTCTGGGACACGAGCCCAGGCAAACCACCTCCAACCTGGGCCATCTGAACAAGCCCTCCATCCAG GCTCTGATCCATGGACTGAACAGGCATTACTACTCCATCACCATCAACTACAGGAAAAATGAACTCGAGCAAAAG ATGCTGTTGAACCTGCACAAGAAGAGCTGGATGGAGGGCCTGACCCTGCAGGACTACAGCGAGCACTGCAAGCTCAACGAGAACATCGTCAAGGAGATGCTGGAGCTGGCCAAGAACTACAACAAG GCTGTCGAAGAAGAGGATAAGATGACCCCTGAGCAGCTGGCCATCAAGAACGTCGGAAAGCAG GATCCCAAGAGGCACCTGGAGGAGCACGTCGACGTCCTGATGACGTCCAACATCGTTCAGTgcctagccgccatgttggataCTGTGGTCTTTCAgtga
- the LOC106574400 gene encoding T-box brain protein 1, with protein MTNPSEADDFIDSEDSFGDGDKGSSRQSAQETVCDIRHTFHGSTEGRYPSSQPSQAQPASATSPGTMYPHRTLHGATYPALAITSSGHYMAHHPVVTQGSYNSLLTTTSPQGFPAPGYFYAQPYGHGHQGGAFHKSSAMQTGMVFGKAQVYLCNRALWLTFHRHQTEMIITKQGRRMFPFLSFNISGLDPTANYNIFVDVSLADPNHWRFQGGQWVPCGKADSNGTGNKSYMHPDSPNTGAHWMRQEISFGKLKLANNKGALESAGQMVVVQSLHRYQPRLNVVEVHEDGAENASQPRQSFTFPETQFVAVTAYQNTDITQLKIDHNPFAKGFRDNYDKIYTGYDSDRLTPSPSDSTYAQFVPGARYALANSFLQHQFVSTYAKSCFRPSAGATSGLDYNVPLTSSMLSPQTSEEDTMAASPRWFVTPTNNRLDYAPRTNDATENTTALLSYAAAGKALQLSATDSSGRALAYYSEPTDFARTSPQYCGASSPALSCWTNGHAIGTANFDEVLSLSKESLPAGVSEDAKPQDISESSWIET; from the exons ATGACAAATCCGTCAGAAGCAGACGACTTTATCGACTCGGAGGACTCATTTGGTGACGGCGACAAGGGAAGCAGTAGGCAGTCTGCTCAAGAGACCGTCTGTGACATTCGTCATACCTTCCATGGATCTACAGAGGGACGGTATCCCTCGTCTCAGCCCAGCCAAGCTCAGCCCGCGTCTGCTACCTCGCCTGGTACCATGTACCCACACCGGACACTGCACGGAGCCACCTACCCGGCCCTTGCCATCACCAGTTCGGGTCACTACATGGCACACCATCCTGTGGTCACGCAAGGCTCATATAATAGCCTCTTGACCACCACGTCACCTCAAGGCTTCCCAGCGCCCGGATACTTTTACGCCCAGCCATATGGGCATGGCCACCAAGGAGGTGCTTTCCACAAGAGCTCAGCAATGCAAACTGGGATGGTTTTTGGTAAAGCGCAAGTTTATCTCTGCAATAGGGCTCTGTGGCTCACGTTTCACAGGCACCAAACAGAGATGATCATCACTAAACAGGGGCG ACGAATGTTTCCATTCCTGAGCTTTAATATATCTGGACTTGATCCGACGGcaaattacaatatttttgtgGACGTCAGTCTCGCGGACCCTAACCACTGGCGGTTCCAAGGAGGACAGTGGGTACCCTGCGGCAAAGCTGACTCAAATGGGACAG GGAACAAGTCCTACATGCATCCAGACTCTCCGAACACCGGCGCGCACTGGATGCGTCAAGAAATTTCTTTTGGAAAACTGAAGTTGGCAAATAATAAAGGGGCATTGGAAAGTGCAGGGCAG ATGGTTGTCGTTCAGTCCCTCCATAGGTACCAACCCCGTCTTAATGTGGTCGAGGTGCACGAGGATGGGGCCGAGAACGCAAGCCAACCCAGACAATCATTTACGTTCCCCGAGACGCAATTCGTTGCAGTCACAGCATACCAGAACACAGAC ATAACACAGCTGAAAATAGACCACAATCCTTTCGCAAAAGGTTTTCGGGACAATTATGACAA AATCTACACAGGCTACGATAGTGACCGGTTGACGCCATCACCGAGTGACTCGACCTACGCTCAGTTTGTGCCTGGTGCCAGATATGCTCTTGCTAATTCTTTCCTTCAGCACCAATTCGTCAGCACTTATGCCAAGTCCTGTTTCCGCCCTAGCGCAGGAGCTACGTCTGGACTAGACTATAACGTCCCCTTAACTAGCAGCATGCTGTCACCGCAAACCAGCGAGGAGGACACAATGGCGGCATCACCGAGATGGTTTGTGACACCGACCAACAACAGACTGGACTATGCCCCCCGCACAAATGACGCGACTGAAAACACGACCGCTTTGCTGTCATATGCAGCAGCTGGAAAGGCTCTACAGCTGTCCGCAACGGACAGTTCGGGTAGAGCCCTTGCTTATTACTCAGAACCAACGGATTTTGCGCGTACCTCACCCCAGTATTGCGGTGCGTCTAGCCCGGCTCTGTCCTGCTGGACTAATGGACACGCTATAGGTACTGCGAACTTTGACGAGGTCCTCTCACTTTCAAAAGAGAGTTTGCCAGCGGGTGTCTCTGAAGACGCAAAACCACAAGATATCTCGGAGTCTAGTTGGATAGAGACATAA